The following are encoded together in the Deltaproteobacteria bacterium genome:
- a CDS encoding vanillate O-demethylase oxidoreductase VanB, whose translation MTSTDRIEKRILLRAPRSRVWRALTDAREFGAWFRVALEGPFAEGTTVRGRITYPGYEHVTMEMLIERMDPERLFSYRWHPYAVSPDVDYSAEPTTLVEFRLEEAAGGTLLTIVESGFDRLPSERRAEAFRMNDRGWAEQTENIARHVATA comes from the coding sequence ATGACGAGCACCGACCGCATCGAGAAGAGGATCCTCTTACGTGCACCGCGATCACGGGTCTGGCGGGCGCTCACCGACGCCCGGGAGTTCGGCGCGTGGTTCCGCGTCGCGCTCGAGGGCCCATTCGCCGAGGGCACGACCGTACGGGGCAGGATCACGTATCCGGGGTACGAGCACGTGACGATGGAGATGCTGATCGAACGCATGGATCCCGAGCGGCTGTTCTCGTACCGCTGGCACCCGTACGCGGTCAGCCCCGACGTCGACTACTCTGCGGAGCCGACGACCCTCGTCGAGTTTCGGCTGGAGGAAGCTGCGGGCGGCACGCTGCTGACCATCGTGGAGTCGGGCTTCGACCGGCTTCCGAGCGAACGCCGGGCGGAGGCGTTCCGGATGAACGACCGTGGCTGGGCCGAGCAGACGGAGAACATCGCCCGTCATGTCGCGACGGCGTAG